Proteins from one Bacillaceae bacterium S4-13-56 genomic window:
- a CDS encoding MMPL family transporter — protein sequence MKAVVRFPKIIMAIWIIVTIALGYFALDLPSKLQGNGFNVEGENNKVNRTLEETFNHPKGTIMVLFEKEPSEKNQDFESKISRFLEKVNQEGIASEIRSPLKNEDLNKGDLAYAVLQFDHGGLKDEIDWLRSLAGRDGNVSITGAPVINEDINHASQEDLKRAEMIGIPVALVVLLMAFGSIVASLVPLIIGAITVIASLGILTLMGDQLDLSVFILNIVPMIGLALSIDFSLLFINRYREELEKQNKVAAILTTIRTAGRSIMFSAFCVFIGLAAMTLVRIDIFQNIAIGGMIVVALSVISANTLLPAILFLLDKRINQWMIIKKKNDEADRWHRFAEGVMRRPIRITLLALGILAIGTIPITDMKLKIPEVDSLPTSYESRQAMDRIEEEFGIRDKSTVYVIAERSGDWLSEEGLEEQKRLEEELSKDPIVEKVDSIFHLANIEDQATMSYSLQDPQIKRKLDPMLDKVLRGEKLLIPVTLFEKEDSEKAQDWVREWSQKEWDYDLSFGGKVKFNQEIFDEINNKILYAVLLIVVSTYFILMIAFRSVIIPLKAILMNIIGLAATFGILVWLFQGGHLGLTPSDIALIIPVMVFSLVFGLSMDYEVFLISRIHEHYLESKDNHRATVEGLATTSRIITSAALIMIVITGAFAFTGVMPVKQIGVGIAIAITIDATIIRLLLVPSLMKLLGDWNWWMPFIKGEKAKQQG from the coding sequence GTGAAGGCAGTAGTTCGTTTTCCCAAAATAATCATGGCTATTTGGATCATAGTGACGATTGCATTGGGTTATTTTGCATTGGACCTTCCATCAAAACTTCAAGGAAATGGCTTTAATGTGGAAGGTGAAAATAATAAGGTTAATCGGACCCTTGAAGAAACATTCAATCACCCTAAAGGAACAATCATGGTCCTTTTTGAAAAAGAACCTTCAGAGAAAAATCAAGATTTTGAGAGTAAAATTAGCCGATTTCTTGAAAAGGTTAATCAAGAAGGTATAGCTTCTGAGATTCGTTCACCATTAAAAAATGAAGACTTAAATAAAGGTGATTTAGCTTATGCTGTTTTACAATTTGATCACGGTGGCTTAAAAGATGAAATCGATTGGTTACGGTCCTTGGCAGGTAGGGATGGTAATGTTTCTATTACAGGGGCACCTGTCATTAATGAAGACATCAATCATGCTAGTCAAGAGGATTTAAAGCGTGCTGAAATGATAGGTATTCCTGTAGCATTAGTCGTTTTATTAATGGCATTTGGGAGTATTGTTGCCTCCTTAGTTCCGTTAATCATTGGGGCGATCACGGTTATCGCTTCTTTGGGGATACTGACTTTGATGGGTGACCAACTTGATTTATCTGTTTTTATATTGAACATTGTCCCTATGATTGGACTTGCTTTGAGCATTGATTTTTCCTTGTTGTTTATTAACCGTTATCGAGAAGAGTTGGAGAAACAAAATAAAGTGGCTGCCATACTGACAACGATCCGGACAGCAGGTCGTTCGATTATGTTTTCTGCTTTTTGTGTATTTATTGGGCTTGCTGCTATGACTCTTGTCAGAATTGATATTTTTCAAAATATAGCAATAGGCGGAATGATTGTCGTTGCACTTTCAGTTATTTCCGCAAACACACTTCTTCCAGCTATTCTATTTCTATTAGATAAAAGAATAAACCAATGGATGATTATTAAGAAAAAAAATGATGAAGCAGATCGGTGGCATCGTTTTGCGGAAGGTGTCATGAGACGTCCGATACGGATAACACTTTTAGCCCTTGGAATACTTGCTATAGGGACAATCCCAATTACTGATATGAAATTGAAGATTCCGGAGGTTGATTCGTTACCAACATCTTATGAATCTAGACAAGCCATGGACCGGATAGAAGAGGAGTTTGGCATTCGTGATAAAAGTACAGTCTATGTGATTGCTGAACGCTCAGGAGATTGGCTAAGTGAAGAAGGGCTAGAGGAACAAAAGAGATTAGAAGAAGAGCTATCCAAAGATCCCATTGTGGAAAAGGTGGACTCGATCTTTCATTTGGCTAATATTGAAGATCAAGCAACTATGAGTTACTCTCTTCAGGATCCTCAAATCAAACGAAAGCTTGATCCAATGTTAGATAAGGTATTAAGAGGAGAAAAGCTACTTATCCCAGTTACTCTTTTTGAAAAAGAGGATTCAGAAAAAGCACAGGATTGGGTGAGAGAGTGGAGTCAAAAGGAATGGGACTATGACTTAAGCTTTGGGGGAAAGGTGAAATTCAATCAAGAAATATTTGATGAAATAAATAACAAGATTCTTTATGCCGTACTTTTGATTGTTGTATCTACGTATTTTATCTTGATGATTGCTTTTAGATCCGTGATTATTCCACTTAAAGCGATCCTTATGAATATAATTGGACTTGCAGCCACATTTGGAATCCTCGTTTGGCTCTTCCAAGGAGGGCATCTAGGACTGACACCAAGTGATATTGCTTTAATTATCCCTGTTATGGTTTTTAGTTTAGTTTTTGGACTTAGCATGGATTACGAAGTTTTTCTTATCTCAAGGATTCATGAACATTACTTAGAGTCAAAAGATAATCATCGAGCAACAGTAGAAGGTTTAGCTACAACCAGTAGAATCATTACATCTGCTGCTCTAATTATGATTGTCATTACAGGAGCATTTGCATTTACAGGTGTGATGCCTGTTAAACAAATAGGTGTAGGGATTGCCATTGCAATTACCATTGATGCCACGATTATTCGATTGCTCTTAGTTCCAAGTCTCATGAAGCTTTTAGGAGATTGGAACTGGTGGATGCCATTTATTAAAGGGGAAAAAGCCAAACAACAGGGTTAG